One genomic segment of Ricinus communis isolate WT05 ecotype wild-type chromosome 5, ASM1957865v1, whole genome shotgun sequence includes these proteins:
- the LOC8287411 gene encoding two-component response regulator-like PRR37: MSSDLYFYGSSLYHRSSPEMVSSDGDLFFPDPFSPFCDSSTEIFQDFSNNQNTQSPPQNSNLLDNFSLNLLSSSPPSHQLENLSLYQTTARLQHQPLANVSSSWFPGLDVLGVKTEECQMSFDPSYSNKNQFFMPHSHTSGMENVTKIMQRSYSSNSFEGKPDVLFQPHFDTLLESSSSSPNYHQNQTLSPPENTFLAGHMRRVCSTGDLQNTRTAHTITTQRSFSSPSGTESSFTEEANFKVGRYSAEERKDRISKYRAKRNQRNFTKTIKYACRKTLADNRPRIRGRFARNDETGEIPKAACSSRHEDEDELWFDGVHIEEDDGGIIGGGDFVNTSYGQAQFQYYSY, translated from the exons ATGTCTTCTGATCTTTATTTTTACGGTAGCTCTTTGTACCACCGTTCAAGCCCAGAAATGGTCTCTTCTGATGGTGACCTTTTTTTCCCTGACCCATTTTCCCCTTTTTGTGATTCTTCAACTGAAATCTTTCAAGATTTCTCGAACAACCAAAACACTCAAAGCCCAcctcaaaattctaatttgttGGACAATTTTAGTCTAAACTTGCTCTCATCTTCCCCCCCAAGTCACCAACTTGAGAATTTATCTCTCTATCAAACGACTGCCCGTTTGCAGCATCAGCCTCTTGCAAATGTTTCTTCAAGTTGGTTTCCTGGTTTGGATGTTTTGGGAGTGAAAACCGAGGAATGTCAAATGAGTTTTGACCCTTCTTACagtaataaaaatcaattcttTATGCCTCATAGTCACACTAGCGGTATGGAGAATGTGACAAAGATTATGCAAAGAAGCTACAGCAGCAATTCTTTCGAAGGCAAACCTGACGTTCTTTTTCAACCTCACTTTGACACTCTCCTAGAATCATCTTCGTCATCTCCAAATTATCATCAAAATCAGACCTTAAGCCCACCTGAAAACACCTTTCTTGCTGGTCATATGAGAAGAGTTTGCAGCACTGGAGATTTACAG aatacaagaacaGCGCATACAATTACAACACAGAGATCATTTTCAAGTCCTTCTGGTACAGAGAGTTCATTTACAGAAGAAGCAAATTTTAAAGTTGGTAGATACAGTgctgaagaaagaaaagataggaTTTCTAAGTACAGAGCTAAACGTAATCAGAGAAACTTCACCAAAACAATTAAG TATGCATGTCGAAAAACACTAGCAGACAACAGGCCTCGTATACGTGGCAGATTCGCGCGCAACGATGAGACTGGTGAGATTCCCAAAGCTGCATGTTCTAGCAGACATGAAGACGAAGATGAGCTATGG TTTGATGGGGTGCATATAGAGGAAGACGATGGAGGAATTATAGGAGGAGGAGATTTCGTTAACACTAGTTACGGCCAAGCTCAGTTTCAGTATTACAGTTACTGA